In Variovorax paradoxus, a single genomic region encodes these proteins:
- a CDS encoding NAD-dependent succinate-semialdehyde dehydrogenase, producing MSIRLKDPTLLRQQAYIAGAWADADDGATVAVTNPANGQRIGTVPMCGADETARAIAAAEKAQKAWARVPAKERSAILRRLNDLMLANVDDLALIMTTEQGKPMAESRGEIAYAASFIEWFAEEARRVYGDTIPAPQADRRILALKQPVGVTAAITPWNFPTAMLTRKAGPALAAGCAMVVKPATQTPFSALAFAELAERAGVPEGLLSVLTGSASKIGGEMTRSPVVRKLTFTGSTEVGRTLMKQSADTIKKLSLELGGNAPFIVFDDADVDAAVEGAMVSKYRNTGQTCVCANRIYVQRGVLEAFTQKLVAKVNALKVGDGTEAGVTQGPLIDAKAVEKIEEHVADAVAKGGKVLAGGKRHALGGLFYEPTVIGNATADMLFAREETFGPLAPVFAFDTEEEAIAAANDTEFGLAAYFYSRDIGRIMRVAEALESGIVGVNTGLVSTAEAPFGGVKQSGLGREGSKYGLDDFLEVKYVCLAGLDK from the coding sequence ATGTCGATCCGACTCAAAGACCCGACCCTGCTGCGCCAGCAGGCCTACATCGCCGGCGCCTGGGCCGATGCCGACGACGGTGCCACCGTGGCCGTCACCAACCCGGCCAACGGCCAGCGCATCGGCACCGTGCCCATGTGCGGCGCCGATGAAACCGCGCGCGCCATCGCCGCCGCCGAGAAGGCGCAGAAGGCCTGGGCCAGGGTGCCGGCCAAGGAGCGCTCGGCCATCCTGCGCAGGCTCAACGACCTGATGCTGGCCAACGTCGACGACCTCGCGCTCATCATGACCACCGAGCAGGGCAAGCCCATGGCCGAGAGCCGCGGCGAGATCGCCTATGCCGCCTCGTTCATCGAATGGTTCGCCGAGGAGGCGCGCCGCGTGTACGGCGACACCATTCCCGCGCCGCAGGCCGACCGCCGCATCCTCGCGCTGAAGCAGCCGGTGGGCGTCACCGCCGCCATCACGCCGTGGAACTTTCCCACCGCCATGCTCACGCGCAAGGCCGGCCCCGCGCTCGCTGCCGGCTGCGCGATGGTGGTCAAGCCCGCCACGCAGACGCCGTTCTCCGCGCTGGCCTTCGCCGAGCTGGCCGAGCGCGCGGGCGTGCCCGAGGGTCTGCTGTCGGTGCTCACCGGCTCGGCCAGCAAGATCGGCGGCGAGATGACGCGCAGCCCCGTCGTGCGCAAGCTCACCTTCACCGGCTCGACCGAGGTGGGCCGCACGCTCATGAAGCAGTCGGCCGACACCATCAAGAAGCTGTCGCTCGAACTCGGCGGCAACGCGCCCTTCATCGTGTTCGACGACGCCGACGTGGACGCCGCCGTCGAAGGCGCGATGGTCTCCAAGTACCGCAACACCGGCCAGACCTGCGTGTGCGCCAACCGCATCTACGTGCAGCGCGGCGTGCTGGAAGCCTTCACGCAGAAGCTGGTGGCCAAGGTCAATGCGCTGAAGGTCGGCGACGGCACCGAGGCCGGCGTGACGCAGGGCCCGCTGATCGACGCCAAGGCCGTCGAGAAAATCGAGGAGCACGTGGCCGACGCCGTGGCCAAGGGCGGCAAGGTGCTGGCCGGCGGCAAGCGCCATGCGCTCGGCGGCCTGTTCTACGAACCCACGGTGATCGGCAACGCCACCGCCGACATGCTGTTCGCGCGCGAGGAAACCTTCGGCCCGCTCGCGCCCGTGTTCGCGTTCGACACCGAAGAGGAAGCCATCGCCGCTGCCAACGACACCGAGTTCGGCCTGGCCGCGTACTTCTACAGCCGCGACATCGGCCGCATCATGCGCGTGGCCGAGGCGCTGGAGTCGGGCATCGTGGGCGTGAACACCGGACTGGTGTCGACCGCCGAGGCGCCCTTCGGCGGCGTCAAGCAATCGGGGCTCGGGCGCGAAGGCTCGAAGTACGGGCTCGACGATTTCCTCGAAGTGAAATATGTCTGCCTCGCGGGGCTCGACAAATGA
- a CDS encoding tripartite tricarboxylate transporter substrate-binding protein, whose protein sequence is MKKLFALAAIAAAAVGAHAQDFPGNKTVTLVVPFAAGGPTDRVARDLAEAMQKTLGTTIVVDNTAGAGSSIGTAKVARANPDGYTLLLNHIGMSTMPALYRKLPFNVETDFEYLGMVNEVPMTLIGKPGLPANNYKELTAWIAANKGKINLGNAGLGAASHLCGLLFQSAIKVEMTPVPYKGTAPAIADLLGGQIDLLCDQTTNTTSQIEAKKVKAYAVTTAKRLTTPALKDLPTLDESGLKGFEVTIWHGVYAPKGTPAPVLKKLNDAVKAAMKDPGFIKREEALGAVITTDNRTEPAEHKKFVSAEIAKWGPIIKAAGVYAD, encoded by the coding sequence ATGAAGAAACTGTTCGCCCTCGCGGCGATTGCCGCCGCAGCTGTCGGTGCTCATGCCCAGGACTTCCCCGGGAACAAGACCGTCACGCTCGTGGTGCCTTTCGCGGCCGGCGGCCCGACCGACCGCGTGGCGCGCGACCTCGCCGAAGCCATGCAGAAGACGCTCGGCACCACCATCGTGGTGGACAACACCGCCGGCGCGGGCAGTTCCATCGGCACCGCCAAGGTGGCGCGTGCCAACCCCGACGGCTACACGCTGCTGCTGAACCACATCGGCATGTCGACGATGCCAGCGCTGTACCGCAAGCTGCCGTTCAACGTCGAGACCGACTTCGAATACCTGGGCATGGTCAACGAAGTGCCGATGACGCTGATCGGCAAGCCCGGCCTGCCCGCCAACAACTACAAGGAACTGACGGCCTGGATCGCCGCCAACAAGGGCAAGATCAACCTGGGCAACGCAGGCCTGGGCGCCGCGTCGCACCTGTGCGGCCTGCTGTTCCAGAGCGCGATCAAGGTCGAGATGACGCCCGTGCCGTACAAAGGCACCGCCCCGGCCATCGCCGACCTGCTGGGCGGCCAGATCGACCTGCTGTGCGACCAGACGACCAACACCACCTCGCAGATCGAGGCCAAGAAGGTCAAGGCCTATGCGGTGACCACGGCCAAGCGCCTGACCACGCCCGCGCTGAAGGACCTGCCGACGCTGGACGAGTCGGGCCTCAAGGGCTTCGAAGTGACGATCTGGCACGGCGTGTACGCCCCCAAGGGCACGCCCGCGCCGGTGCTGAAGAAGCTCAACGACGCCGTCAAGGCGGCCATGAAGGACCCGGGCTTCATCAAGCGTGAAGAAGCGCTGGGCGCGGTGATCACCACCGACAACCGCACCGAGCCGGCCGAGCACAAGAAGTTCGTCTCGGCCGAAATCGCCAAGTGGGGCCCGATCATCAAGGCCGCCGGCGTGTACGCCGACTGA
- a CDS encoding carboxypeptidase regulatory-like domain-containing protein, with product MPAFIQKIPGALSVVTLALLGACGGGGGGGGGAGLPISLGGGQQPAAPAATSSTTLSGTVATGAAFADAALTVFDQTGAKVCEVKVSADGTYNCTLPAGTKAPLVIQAVRDDLTLYSTTASTATGTTNVTPLTTIVVAQLAPNGDPSKLAAAIQANAGAVTAGAITDQVKKLVSALQPLLDALNMSIDPMSGEFKANGTGQDRVLDTINVSVRPDGAAASIEITVKAQPAGEDSPPVSIVFRSGDATIAPLPAVDAAALVQPPTPAMVQDLLDRLNACYALPLAQRVNSTVNGDGNAFGTAANVVAPACRTLFVDDSPENFVSSGAPIGRDSGGARRSFESLFRAGPTNLKHDRGNFEYFYPNGDIALTYRWTDVVGNTDNDVFNARIVGGALKLSGNSNAYRVSVRPQLEMKDYLKHPNLIYRSTGYALNVDNVLEQGNSKFSKVVVTSNALGDRELVLVPRAGLSTLVLTSDGTAGGSPLSSSAWRMATRFADPAQQGDPSSFETGNLFASPQFTDTQLRAIPDQTVWRLEFFHAAGGSNVVQYVRTFARAPSMAEAVQVPLVELAPALRAELLQETQGVDRGIVFPAPIPSDPDANNIDFSAEGNLDGWVVPNGALAPTTFIASGRGPNTNRFNDSVTLRTTARKAIIYCQPVNTPSDNHCTQVGPNAYQYAQGSSVSTFIFTARTARQVDQRKSFEVWRVAP from the coding sequence ATGCCCGCATTCATCCAGAAAATTCCCGGTGCCCTGTCCGTTGTCACGCTCGCGCTGCTCGGCGCCTGCGGCGGTGGTGGGGGAGGCGGCGGCGGCGCCGGCTTGCCGATCTCGCTCGGCGGCGGCCAGCAGCCTGCCGCTCCCGCGGCCACCAGTTCCACCACGCTGAGCGGCACGGTCGCCACCGGTGCCGCCTTTGCCGACGCCGCGCTCACGGTGTTCGACCAGACCGGCGCCAAGGTCTGCGAAGTGAAGGTCTCGGCCGATGGCACCTACAACTGCACGCTGCCCGCCGGCACCAAGGCGCCGCTGGTGATCCAGGCCGTGCGCGACGACCTCACGCTCTACAGCACCACCGCCAGCACCGCCACCGGCACGACCAACGTGACGCCGCTGACCACCATCGTGGTGGCGCAACTCGCGCCCAACGGTGACCCGTCGAAGCTGGCGGCCGCCATCCAGGCCAACGCCGGCGCCGTGACCGCGGGGGCGATCACCGACCAGGTGAAGAAGCTCGTGTCCGCGCTGCAGCCGCTGCTGGACGCCCTGAACATGAGCATCGACCCGATGAGCGGCGAGTTCAAGGCCAACGGCACCGGCCAGGACCGCGTGCTCGACACCATCAACGTGTCGGTGCGCCCCGACGGCGCGGCCGCCAGCATCGAGATCACCGTCAAGGCGCAGCCGGCCGGCGAAGACAGCCCGCCGGTGTCCATCGTGTTTCGCAGCGGCGACGCCACCATCGCGCCGCTGCCCGCGGTCGATGCCGCCGCGCTCGTGCAGCCGCCCACGCCGGCCATGGTGCAGGACCTGCTCGACCGCCTCAACGCCTGCTATGCGCTGCCGCTCGCGCAGCGCGTGAACAGCACCGTCAACGGCGACGGCAACGCCTTCGGCACGGCGGCCAACGTGGTCGCGCCGGCCTGCCGCACCCTGTTCGTGGACGACAGCCCGGAGAACTTCGTCTCGTCCGGCGCGCCCATCGGCCGCGACAGCGGCGGCGCGCGCCGCTCGTTCGAGAGCCTGTTCCGCGCCGGCCCCACCAACCTGAAGCACGACCGCGGCAACTTCGAATACTTCTATCCCAACGGCGACATCGCGCTGACCTACCGCTGGACCGACGTCGTGGGCAACACCGACAACGACGTCTTCAACGCGAGGATCGTGGGCGGCGCGCTCAAGCTCAGCGGCAACAGCAACGCCTATCGCGTCTCCGTGCGGCCGCAGCTGGAGATGAAGGACTACCTGAAGCACCCGAACCTCATTTACCGTTCGACCGGCTACGCGCTGAACGTGGACAACGTGCTCGAGCAGGGCAACTCGAAGTTCTCGAAGGTGGTGGTGACCAGCAACGCGCTGGGCGACCGCGAGCTGGTGCTGGTGCCGCGCGCAGGCTTGTCCACGCTGGTCCTCACCTCGGACGGCACCGCCGGCGGCTCGCCGCTCAGTTCTTCCGCCTGGCGCATGGCCACGCGCTTTGCCGACCCGGCGCAGCAGGGCGACCCGAGCAGCTTCGAGACGGGCAACCTGTTCGCCTCGCCGCAGTTCACCGACACGCAGTTGCGCGCGATTCCCGACCAGACGGTCTGGCGCCTGGAGTTCTTCCATGCCGCCGGCGGCAGCAACGTGGTGCAGTACGTGCGCACCTTCGCGCGCGCGCCGAGCATGGCGGAAGCCGTGCAGGTGCCGCTGGTGGAACTGGCGCCCGCGCTGCGCGCCGAGCTGCTCCAGGAAACGCAGGGCGTGGATCGCGGCATCGTCTTCCCGGCGCCGATTCCCTCGGACCCCGATGCCAACAACATCGACTTCAGCGCCGAAGGCAATCTCGACGGCTGGGTCGTGCCCAACGGCGCGCTCGCGCCCACCACGTTCATCGCCAGCGGCCGCGGTCCCAACACCAACCGCTTCAACGACTCGGTGACGCTGCGCACCACGGCGCGCAAGGCCATCATCTATTGCCAGCCGGTGAACACGCCGTCCGACAACCACTGCACGCAGGTGGGCCCGAACGCCTACCAGTACGCGCAGGGCAGCTCGGTCAGCACTTTCATCTTCACGGCGCGCACCGCGCGCCAGGTCGACCAGCGCAAGAGCTTCGAGGTGTGGCGCGTCGCGCCCTGA
- a CDS encoding ABC transporter ATP-binding protein, with protein sequence MSEPNILLNVNGIEVIYNHVILVLKGVSLTVPDGGIVALLGGNGAGKTTTLRAVSNLLAGERGAVTKGTIELRGERIEALSPAELVKRGLIQVMEGRHCFAHLTIEENLMTGAYTRTDGKAAVQQTLEKVYAYFPRLKTRRTSQAAYTSGGEQQMCAIGRALMANPTMVLLDEPSMGLAPQIVEEVFEIVKDLNTKERVTFLLAEQNTNMALRYADYGYILENGRIVMDGEAQSLRENEDVKEFYLGVGGADRKSFRDVKSYKRRKRWLA encoded by the coding sequence ATGAGCGAACCCAACATCCTCCTCAATGTCAACGGCATCGAGGTCATCTACAACCACGTGATCCTGGTGCTCAAGGGCGTCTCGCTCACGGTGCCCGACGGCGGCATCGTGGCGCTGCTCGGCGGCAACGGCGCGGGCAAGACGACCACGCTGCGCGCGGTGAGCAACCTGCTCGCGGGCGAGCGCGGCGCCGTCACCAAGGGCACCATCGAGTTGCGCGGCGAGCGCATCGAGGCGCTGTCGCCGGCGGAGCTGGTCAAGCGCGGGCTGATCCAGGTGATGGAAGGCCGGCACTGCTTCGCGCACCTGACGATCGAAGAGAACCTGATGACCGGCGCCTACACACGCACCGACGGCAAGGCCGCGGTGCAGCAGACGCTGGAGAAGGTGTATGCGTATTTCCCGCGCCTGAAGACGCGGCGCACTTCGCAGGCGGCCTACACGTCGGGCGGCGAGCAGCAGATGTGCGCCATCGGCCGCGCGCTGATGGCCAACCCGACGATGGTGCTGCTCGACGAGCCCTCGATGGGCCTGGCGCCGCAGATCGTGGAAGAGGTGTTCGAGATCGTCAAAGACCTGAACACCAAGGAGCGCGTGACCTTCCTGCTGGCCGAGCAGAACACCAACATGGCGCTGCGCTATGCCGACTACGGCTACATCCTGGAGAACGGCCGCATCGTGATGGACGGCGAAGCGCAGAGCCTGCGCGAGAACGAGGACGTGAAGGAGTTCTACCTCGGCGTGGGTGGCGCGGACCGCAAGAGTTTCCGGGACGTGAAGAGCTACAAGCGGCGCAAGAGGTGGCTTGCTTGA
- a CDS encoding citrate synthase, with product MTTKRTAPLWLPAAQALELMQVRPQTLYASVSRGRIRAKPDAADPRRSLYHRDDVQRIATRARGRRSSETVASEAIQWGEPVLASGVSTVAEGRLLYRGQDACMLAEHATLEEVAGLLWECAPPHFPASAVPVVSAGDSPPLQAGLLALAARAATDLPSRGRSPHVLRAEAAEAIGALADALLGTAPSRAMPLHMRLAAAWRRPRAADDLRRALVLLADHELNASTFAARVTASTGASVAACLLTGLSTLTGPLHGGASAAVQALMRNAVAIGTEAAVREWLAHDRPLAAFGHPLYPNGDARCRALLANIELPPAFSELRAIGEKLLGDAVNIDFGLAALAAVHKLPAGAPLALFALSRTVGWTAHVLEQQATGQLIRPRARYTGPVAADAAAQELNESTPRTRARKPSSSRG from the coding sequence ATGACCACCAAGAGAACCGCGCCCCTGTGGCTGCCCGCCGCACAGGCGCTCGAACTGATGCAGGTGCGCCCGCAGACGCTCTACGCGAGCGTGAGCCGCGGCCGCATACGCGCCAAGCCCGATGCGGCCGATCCGCGCCGCAGCCTCTACCACCGCGACGACGTGCAGCGCATCGCCACGCGCGCGCGAGGCCGGCGCAGCAGCGAGACGGTGGCGAGCGAGGCGATCCAGTGGGGCGAACCGGTGCTGGCCTCGGGCGTGTCGACCGTGGCCGAAGGCCGGCTGCTCTATCGCGGACAGGACGCGTGCATGCTCGCGGAACACGCCACGCTCGAAGAAGTCGCGGGCCTGCTGTGGGAGTGCGCGCCGCCGCACTTTCCGGCTTCCGCCGTGCCGGTTGTCTCGGCCGGCGATTCGCCGCCTCTTCAAGCCGGCCTGCTCGCGCTCGCGGCGCGCGCCGCCACCGACCTGCCTTCGCGCGGCCGCTCGCCCCACGTGCTGCGGGCCGAAGCGGCAGAGGCGATCGGCGCACTGGCCGACGCATTGCTCGGCACGGCCCCGTCGCGCGCGATGCCGCTGCACATGCGGCTGGCCGCGGCATGGCGCCGACCGCGCGCCGCCGACGACCTGCGCCGCGCGCTGGTGCTTCTGGCCGACCACGAACTCAATGCATCGACCTTCGCCGCGCGCGTGACGGCATCGACCGGCGCATCGGTGGCGGCATGCCTGCTCACCGGCCTCTCGACGTTGACGGGGCCGCTGCACGGCGGCGCCTCTGCCGCAGTGCAGGCGCTGATGCGCAACGCCGTTGCCATCGGCACCGAGGCAGCGGTGCGCGAGTGGCTCGCGCACGACCGGCCGCTCGCGGCCTTCGGGCATCCGCTCTATCCGAATGGGGACGCGCGCTGCCGTGCATTGCTGGCCAACATCGAACTGCCACCGGCATTCAGCGAGTTGCGCGCCATCGGCGAGAAGCTGCTCGGCGACGCGGTGAACATCGACTTCGGGCTCGCCGCCCTCGCGGCGGTGCACAAGCTGCCGGCCGGCGCGCCGCTGGCACTGTTCGCGCTCTCGCGCACCGTCGGCTGGACGGCGCACGTGCTCGAGCAGCAGGCCACCGGCCAGCTGATACGCCCGCGTGCGCGCTACACCGGGCCCGTGGCGGCCGACGCGGCCGCGCAGGAACTCAATGAATCGACGCCTCGTACGCGAGCTCGAAAGCCTTCGTCATCTCGCGGTTGA
- a CDS encoding citrate synthase/methylcitrate synthase produces MNNDDGSLEGVVAARTVLSEVDGEAGRLVIRGHALDEIAQRWRYEDVVGLLFEGFFDTLPGTGTEALRIAIGRARREAFERLQPNDDAVLRRLPPIEAVRALLARLPDGDGLGDDLPTALRLVAAPAVYTAAVMRWRLGVQALAPDEALPHATDMLRMLHGRAPTPAQSAALDTYLVTVCDHGLNASTFAARVVASTGAGLASAVLAGISALKGPLHGGAPGPVLDALDAIGSAANARAWLEQAVTEGQRLMGFGHRIYRVRDPRADALKGALGRLGKEGSVNAARFALAEAAEQAALAILREKKPGRALETNVEFYTALLLEALGFGRESFTCVFAAGRVGGWVAHAREQVKKGRLIRPQSVYVGPAPEEAGEAALAH; encoded by the coding sequence ATGAACAACGACGACGGCAGCCTCGAAGGCGTGGTGGCCGCACGCACCGTGCTGTCCGAGGTGGACGGCGAGGCCGGACGGCTCGTGATCCGCGGCCATGCGCTGGACGAGATCGCGCAGCGCTGGCGCTATGAAGACGTGGTGGGCCTGCTGTTCGAAGGCTTCTTCGACACGCTGCCCGGCACGGGAACAGAGGCCCTGCGCATCGCCATCGGCCGCGCGCGCCGCGAGGCCTTCGAGCGCCTGCAGCCGAACGACGACGCCGTGCTGCGCCGGCTGCCGCCCATCGAGGCGGTGCGCGCGCTGCTGGCGCGGCTGCCTGACGGTGACGGTTTGGGCGACGACCTGCCGACCGCGCTGCGCCTGGTGGCGGCGCCGGCCGTCTACACCGCCGCGGTGATGCGCTGGCGCCTGGGCGTGCAGGCGCTCGCACCCGACGAGGCATTGCCGCACGCCACCGACATGCTGCGCATGCTGCATGGCCGCGCGCCCACGCCGGCCCAGAGCGCGGCGCTCGACACCTACCTCGTCACCGTGTGCGACCACGGCCTCAACGCCTCGACCTTCGCGGCGCGCGTGGTCGCGTCGACAGGCGCCGGACTGGCCTCGGCCGTGCTTGCCGGCATCAGTGCGCTGAAGGGGCCGCTGCACGGCGGCGCGCCCGGGCCGGTGCTCGATGCGCTCGACGCCATCGGCAGCGCCGCCAACGCCCGCGCGTGGCTGGAGCAGGCCGTGACCGAGGGCCAGCGCCTGATGGGCTTCGGCCACCGCATCTACCGCGTGCGCGATCCGCGCGCCGATGCGCTCAAGGGTGCGCTCGGGCGGCTCGGCAAGGAGGGCAGCGTCAATGCCGCGCGCTTCGCGCTGGCCGAGGCGGCGGAGCAGGCCGCGCTGGCCATCCTGCGCGAGAAGAAGCCGGGCCGCGCGCTGGAGACCAACGTCGAGTTCTACACCGCGCTGCTGCTGGAGGCGCTGGGCTTCGGCCGCGAGAGCTTCACCTGCGTGTTCGCGGCCGGCCGCGTGGGCGGCTGGGTGGCGCATGCGCGCGAGCAGGTCAAGAAGGGGCGGCTCATTCGTCCGCAGTCGGTGTACGTGGGCCCCGCGCCCGAGGAGGCGGGCGAAGCCGCACTCGCGCACTGA
- a CDS encoding phenylacetate--CoA ligase family protein: MTDHYDKLEIRDPAERERDLLAALPRQIAQAQTTAPAFAKILDGVKPADITTREALAKLPVTRKSELLELQKARRADDPFGGFASIVRGPRMPRVFASPGTIYEPEGEARDYWRTARALHAAGFRGGELIHNSFSYHMTPAGSIMESGARALGCTVFAGGTGQTEQQLEAMVDLKPEGYAGTPSFLKILLEKAEEKGLKLPSLTKALVSGEAFPPSLHDWIAAHGVKGTQCYATADLGLIAYETSARQGLVIDEGVLVEIVRPGTGDPVPDGEVGEIVVTSFNLDYPLVRFGTGDLSAVLAGTCPTGRTNKRIKGWLGRADQTTKVRGMFVHPSQVAEILRRFPEAQRARLVVSGEMGDDRMALQLECAGAVPEGLQARVGDAIREVTKLRGEVVVVGAGELPNDGKVIEDARSYK; this comes from the coding sequence ATGACCGACCACTACGACAAGCTGGAAATCCGTGACCCCGCCGAACGCGAACGCGACCTGCTGGCTGCATTGCCCAGGCAGATCGCGCAGGCGCAGACGACGGCACCCGCATTCGCGAAGATCCTCGACGGCGTGAAACCCGCCGACATCACGACACGCGAAGCACTCGCGAAACTGCCCGTCACGCGCAAATCGGAACTGCTCGAACTGCAGAAGGCACGGCGCGCCGACGACCCCTTCGGCGGGTTCGCTTCGATCGTGCGCGGCCCGCGCATGCCCCGCGTGTTCGCGAGCCCCGGCACCATCTACGAGCCCGAAGGCGAGGCGCGCGACTACTGGCGCACCGCGCGCGCGCTGCATGCGGCGGGCTTTCGCGGCGGCGAGCTGATCCACAACAGCTTCAGCTACCACATGACGCCCGCCGGCTCCATCATGGAAAGCGGCGCGCGCGCCCTGGGCTGCACCGTGTTCGCGGGCGGCACCGGCCAGACCGAACAGCAGCTCGAGGCCATGGTCGACCTCAAGCCCGAAGGCTACGCGGGCACGCCCAGCTTCCTGAAGATATTGCTGGAAAAGGCCGAGGAGAAAGGGCTGAAGCTGCCCTCGCTCACCAAGGCGCTCGTCTCCGGCGAAGCCTTCCCGCCGAGCCTGCACGACTGGATCGCCGCGCACGGCGTGAAGGGCACGCAGTGCTATGCCACAGCCGACCTCGGCCTCATCGCCTACGAGACCAGCGCGCGACAAGGTCTGGTGATCGACGAAGGCGTGCTGGTCGAGATCGTGCGTCCCGGCACGGGCGACCCCGTGCCCGACGGCGAGGTCGGCGAGATCGTCGTCACCAGCTTCAATCTCGACTACCCGCTGGTGCGCTTCGGCACCGGCGACCTGTCCGCCGTGCTCGCGGGCACCTGCCCCACGGGCCGCACCAACAAGCGCATCAAGGGCTGGCTCGGCCGCGCCGACCAGACCACCAAGGTGCGCGGCATGTTCGTGCACCCCTCGCAGGTGGCCGAGATACTGCGCCGCTTTCCCGAGGCGCAGCGCGCTCGGCTGGTGGTGTCCGGCGAGATGGGCGACGACCGCATGGCCCTGCAGCTCGAATGCGCGGGCGCCGTGCCCGAAGGGCTGCAGGCGCGCGTGGGCGATGCAATCCGCGAAGTGACCAAGCTGCGCGGCGAAGTCGTCGTGGTCGGCGCCGGCGAACTGCCCAACGACGGCAAGGTGATCGAGGACGCGCGCAGCTACAAGTAG
- a CDS encoding type 1 glutamine amidotransferase domain-containing protein, giving the protein MPITSSSLDGMKVAILVSDGFEQVEMTEPRKALDQAGAQTQIVSPVDGRVRGWHHHDPADSFEVDVPLKTAKPEDFDALLLPGGVVNPDALRIDEKAVAFVRAFVEAGNPIAAICHGPWTLIDAGGVKGRKMTSWPSLHADLKNAGAKWSDKEVVVDHNLVTSRKPDDLPAFNREMTKAFELAYEASIH; this is encoded by the coding sequence ATGCCCATCACCTCATCTTCACTCGACGGAATGAAGGTCGCCATCCTCGTGTCCGACGGCTTCGAGCAGGTCGAGATGACCGAGCCGCGCAAGGCGCTCGACCAGGCCGGCGCGCAGACGCAGATCGTGTCGCCGGTGGACGGCCGCGTGCGCGGCTGGCATCACCACGACCCGGCCGACAGCTTCGAGGTCGACGTGCCGCTGAAGACCGCGAAGCCGGAAGATTTCGACGCGCTGCTGCTGCCGGGCGGCGTGGTGAACCCCGATGCCCTGCGCATCGACGAGAAGGCGGTCGCTTTCGTGCGTGCCTTCGTGGAGGCGGGCAATCCCATCGCGGCCATCTGCCACGGGCCGTGGACGCTGATCGACGCGGGCGGCGTGAAGGGCCGCAAGATGACCTCCTGGCCTTCGCTGCACGCCGACCTGAAGAATGCGGGCGCGAAGTGGAGCGACAAGGAAGTGGTGGTCGACCACAACCTCGTCACCAGCCGCAAGCCCGACGACCTGCCCGCCTTCAACCGCGAGATGACGAAGGCTTTCGAGCTCGCGTACGAGGCGTCGATTCATTGA
- a CDS encoding helix-turn-helix transcriptional regulator, whose translation MKKPVALQDFSTLLLQLYRLSHELPIDAFQDAALDLIKPVLPFDSSMWGTATSTASGIDIHTIHLHNQPAEMITAYEEVKHLDTAAVEVGKRPTSTLAFNADTWFHRPDQSQLRDYGRRFEQANFFISSDVNRQTNFVHWLSLFRADPDAQGTEDERQLLASLMPHVMQALALNRIVHLDRLEPGGAPACGSAIGDLRGVLYHADGLFENALRTEWPAWHGRTLPGPLLKHFLEGHARYGGHGIVVTHHVQQRLLFLKSRRRCRADSLSPRERTIAELLARGDTHKDIATILSRSPATVRNHIQSIYDKLQVSNVAGLIQELRLAG comes from the coding sequence ATGAAAAAACCGGTCGCACTGCAGGACTTCAGCACGCTGCTGTTGCAGCTCTATCGGCTATCGCACGAGCTGCCGATCGACGCCTTCCAGGACGCGGCGCTCGACCTCATCAAGCCGGTGCTGCCCTTCGATTCGTCGATGTGGGGCACGGCCACCAGCACCGCCAGCGGCATCGACATCCACACCATCCACCTGCACAACCAGCCGGCGGAAATGATCACGGCCTATGAAGAGGTCAAGCACCTCGACACCGCCGCGGTGGAAGTGGGCAAGCGGCCGACCTCGACGCTCGCTTTCAACGCAGACACCTGGTTCCACCGGCCCGACCAGTCGCAGCTGCGCGACTACGGCCGGCGGTTCGAGCAGGCCAACTTCTTCATCAGCTCCGACGTCAACCGGCAGACCAACTTCGTGCACTGGCTCAGCCTGTTCCGGGCGGACCCGGACGCCCAGGGCACGGAAGACGAACGCCAGCTGCTCGCCAGCCTGATGCCGCACGTGATGCAGGCGCTGGCGCTCAACCGCATCGTGCACCTGGACCGGCTGGAGCCCGGCGGCGCGCCGGCGTGCGGCTCGGCCATCGGCGACCTGCGCGGCGTGCTGTACCACGCCGACGGCCTGTTCGAGAACGCGCTGAGGACGGAGTGGCCCGCGTGGCACGGCCGCACGCTGCCCGGGCCGCTGCTCAAGCACTTCCTGGAAGGGCACGCGCGCTACGGCGGCCACGGGATCGTGGTGACGCACCACGTCCAGCAGCGCCTGCTGTTCCTCAAGAGCCGGCGCCGCTGCCGCGCCGACAGCCTTTCGCCGCGCGAGCGCACCATCGCCGAACTGCTGGCGCGCGGCGACACGCACAAGGACATCGCCACCATCCTGAGCCGCTCGCCGGCCACCGTCCGCAACCACATCCAGTCGATCTACGACAAGCTGCAGGTGAGCAACGTGGCCGGGCTGATCCAGGAGCTGCGGCTCGCGGGCTGA